The Myxocyprinus asiaticus isolate MX2 ecotype Aquarium Trade chromosome 39, UBuf_Myxa_2, whole genome shotgun sequence genome window below encodes:
- the LOC127430320 gene encoding SUMO-activating enzyme subunit 1-like isoform X1: MIDTIEKEDNIISEEEAAQYDRQIRLWGLDAQKRLRASRVLLVGLRGLGAEVAKNLILAGVKGLTFLDHQQVTEESRRTQFLIPVDADGQNQAQASLERAQSLNPMVEVKADTEPVESKPDDFFFQFDAICMTGCSKDLMVRVDQLCTSRNIKIFCGDVFGYHGYMFSNLGLEHHYVEEKPKVVKASDEANDGPEAKKPKIDPNETTMVKKTVSFCSLKEALEVDWTNEKAKSCLKRVPTDYFLLQVLLKFRTDKGRDPQPASFAEDSSLLLQIRDDVLESLGMSTEQLPNTFVSYCFSEMSPVCAVVGGVLGQELVKALSQRDAPHRNFFFFDGLKGSGLVDYFGSK; encoded by the exons ATGATTGATACCATCGAAAAAGAAGACAATATTATCAGCGAGGAGGAGGCTGCTCAATATGACCGTCAGATTCGCCTCTGGGGTCTGGATGCTCAAAAGAG ACTTAGAGCATCTCGAGTACTTCTGGTTGGACTCAGAGGTCTTGGTGCAGAAGTGGCAAAGAACCTTATTTTGGCTGGGGTCAAAGGGCTGACATTCCTGGACCATCAGCAG GTGACAGAGGAGTCCAGACGCACTCAGTTCCTGATTCCTGTGGATGCAGATGGTCAGAACCAAGCCCAGGCCTCCCTGGAGAGAGCACAGTCCCTTAACCCAATGGTAGAGGTGAAGGCAGACACAGAACCAGTGGAGAGCAAGCCAGATgactttttcttccaatttgatGCG atTTGCATGACTGGGTGCTCCAAAGACCTGATGGTGCGAGTGGACCAGTTGTGTACCTCCAGGAACATTAAGATCTTCTGTGGTGATGTATTTGGCTACCATGGATACATGTTCTCCAACCTCGGCCTGGAGCATCACTATGTGGA AGAGAAGCCCAAAGTAGTGAAAGCGTCTGATGAGGCCAATGATGGTCCTGAGGCAAAGAAACCAAAGATTGACCCCAATGAGACCACCATGGTGAAAAAG ACTGTCAGTTTCTGCTCTCTTAAAGAGGCTCTGGAAGTTGACTGGACAAATGAAAAAGCCAAAAGCTGTCTAAAGCGTGTTCCTACCGACTACTTCCTTCTGCAAG TACTTTTGAAGTTTCGTACAGACAAAGGTCGCGATCCTCAGCCAGCCAGTTTCGCTGAAGACTCGAGCTTACTCTTACAGATCCGTGATGATGTTCTTGAGAGCTTGGGCATGAGCACAGAGCAGCTCCCTAACACCTTTGTGAG TTACTGTTTCTCTGAGATGTCCCCAGTGTGTGCTGTAGTCGGAGGAGTTCTTGGGCAAGAATTAGTCAAG gcgCTGTCTCAGAGAGATGCTCCTCACAGGAACTTCTTCTTCTTCGACGGCCTAAAGGGCAGCGGGTTGGTGGACTACTTTGGATCCAAATAA
- the LOC127430320 gene encoding SUMO-activating enzyme subunit 1-like isoform X2, producing the protein MIDTIEKEDNIISEEEAAQYDRQIRLWGLDAQKRLRASRVLLVGLRGLGAEVAKNLILAGVKGLTFLDHQQVTEESRRTQFLIPVDADGQNQAQASLERAQSLNPMVEVKADTEPVESKPDDFFFQFDAICMTGCSKDLMVRVDQLCTSRNIKIFCGDVFGYHGYMFSNLGLEHHYVEEKPKVVKASDEANDGPEAKKPKIDPNETTMVKKTVSFCSLKEALEVDWTNEKAKSCLKRVPTDYFLLQGAVSERCSSQELLLLRRPKGQRVGGLLWIQISDPWRTQRDECTRCVGLYVCSQNTMEFVFCQWPQASKSVFGLYLCIAVCCTLIDARSN; encoded by the exons ATGATTGATACCATCGAAAAAGAAGACAATATTATCAGCGAGGAGGAGGCTGCTCAATATGACCGTCAGATTCGCCTCTGGGGTCTGGATGCTCAAAAGAG ACTTAGAGCATCTCGAGTACTTCTGGTTGGACTCAGAGGTCTTGGTGCAGAAGTGGCAAAGAACCTTATTTTGGCTGGGGTCAAAGGGCTGACATTCCTGGACCATCAGCAG GTGACAGAGGAGTCCAGACGCACTCAGTTCCTGATTCCTGTGGATGCAGATGGTCAGAACCAAGCCCAGGCCTCCCTGGAGAGAGCACAGTCCCTTAACCCAATGGTAGAGGTGAAGGCAGACACAGAACCAGTGGAGAGCAAGCCAGATgactttttcttccaatttgatGCG atTTGCATGACTGGGTGCTCCAAAGACCTGATGGTGCGAGTGGACCAGTTGTGTACCTCCAGGAACATTAAGATCTTCTGTGGTGATGTATTTGGCTACCATGGATACATGTTCTCCAACCTCGGCCTGGAGCATCACTATGTGGA AGAGAAGCCCAAAGTAGTGAAAGCGTCTGATGAGGCCAATGATGGTCCTGAGGCAAAGAAACCAAAGATTGACCCCAATGAGACCACCATGGTGAAAAAG ACTGTCAGTTTCTGCTCTCTTAAAGAGGCTCTGGAAGTTGACTGGACAAATGAAAAAGCCAAAAGCTGTCTAAAGCGTGTTCCTACCGACTACTTCCTTCTGCAAG gcgCTGTCTCAGAGAGATGCTCCTCACAGGAACTTCTTCTTCTTCGACGGCCTAAAGGGCAGCGGGTTGGTGGACTACTTTGGATCCAAATAAGTGACCCCTGGAGAACACAGAGAGATGAGTGCACAAGATGTGTTGGGTTGTATGTGTGCTCTCAAAACACCATGGAGTTTGTTTTCTGCCAGTGGCCGCAGGCATCGAAATCTGTCTTTGGACTGTACCTTTGCATAGCAGTATGCTGCACATTGATAGATGCCAGGAGCAACTAG